The genome window AGACCAGCCGTCCGCATCGCCCCTCAGCTGCATCACACCGTTGATGGTCAAAAGACCTGTTCCCGAGGATGCCGGGTTTGGCATGACGATCATGCCTTTGTATTCGGGCTTCGCCAGATCTTCATAGGAGCGAGGGATTGGCAGGTTGCGCTTTTCCAGCTCCTTGGTGTTTACCGCAAAAGCAGTCTCCCAAGCATCGATTCCGACCCAGTGCGTTGGCGACTTGTCGTCTTTAAACTCTGCGGAAACCTTCTCGACACCTTTTGGATCGTAGGCTTCCAGCATCCCTTGCTGGTCGAGGACGAGCAGGCTTGTTGCTGCGGTACCCCATACGACGTCCGCTTGCGGGTTGTCTTTTTCCGCGAGCAGTTTTGCTGTGATGATACCGGTCGAGTCACGGACGATGCTGACCTTCACATCCGGATATTTTGCCTTGAAGGACTCCAGATACGTTTTGATCTGATCGTCTTCCAAAGCCGTATAGACTGTGATCTCTCCAGATTGACTAGCATTGCTTCCACCTGGTGTGGAACCTTGTGTGTTTGCTTGGGATTGCGGGGCCAGGCCACACCCTGCCAGTACTGCCATGGATAAAAAAGACGCAAGCAAAGGATAATGCCACTTCTTCATGAGAATCTCTCCTCTGTGTGGGGATGTTCATTTCCTGTTCTTGCGTCCTATGTTACGTACGAAATATTAAGTTGATATGAATAGCACGTAAATTAATTGTTTTTAAGTGGTTTTAATTTGTTTTTCTTTGTCGTTTCATAAACCTTCCTTGATTTTGTTCACGAACGTCTCCCGCAAATGGCAGGCCAACTGCATCTTCAGCACATCTTCCGGCATTTCAAACGAAAGCTGCAGCAGCTGCTCTATCTTTTTCAGCCGTTTGTACAAGGTGTTGATATGAATGTGGAGCTGCTCTGCCGTCCGAATCGCCGAGCTGTTGGTCGCCATAAAGGTCAGCAAGGTGCGTTCCAGATCATTTTGTCTCGCTTTTTCTGTCCGAAGCGGAGTAAACATCTCTTCCAAAAAGACCATCAGCTCTTCAGCCGGCTGGTTCAAAAAGAGTCGGTTGATCCCGAGCTCCTCGTATCGCTGTGTTCCGCTCTGCTGACGTTCCGTGATGTAGCGGAGAGCTTTCTGCGCTTCCTCATGGCTCTTTTTGATGGCGCCGACTCCCAGACCAGCCGTCCCTATCCCCGCGCACAGCGGCAATCCTTCGCTGTCCCCCCACTCCTTCACCTCGTCCGTGATCCGTTGACAGAACGCATCGACATCGGCCTTCGAGGAAAGCATGGCCAGCAATGTGACCTTGTTGTGATAGCCAAAGATGAGGTGACGCCTCAATCCCAGCTTCCGCTTGATTCGAGCGATCAAACGGTGCACTTCCGCCTCCAAATGCCTCAAATCGTGGGAATGCCGAAGAGAAAACACGCAAACCGTCATGTAATCGGTAAGGCGCATCTCCCACTCTTCTCCGCCCATCCGCAGCAGCTCGGGGTCGCTGGTCTCCACCAGTTCCCGGAAAAACTCATGCGTTTTCTTATAGTACACGTCTGTGAGGGACTGCTTTTTCACCAGCTCCAGAGCCAGAACTGCCCCGCCCTGCTCCAGCGCGATCCTGCCGAGCTCGTCTAGCGGCTTATCCAGTATCGCAATCAGGCAGCCCAGGAAAACATGGCCGACGACGAGCGGTGTCACATGGTACTCGCAGCTCTCTTCTCCAGACATCCGTACGATTACCGGTGCCTGCTTGCGGGCAAACAAACGCGAGATTTCATCCATCGTAAATACCGGC of Brevibacillus choshinensis contains these proteins:
- a CDS encoding putative 2-aminoethylphosphonate ABC transporter substrate-binding protein, with product MKKWHYPLLASFLSMAVLAGCGLAPQSQANTQGSTPGGSNASQSGEITVYTALEDDQIKTYLESFKAKYPDVKVSIVRDSTGIITAKLLAEKDNPQADVVWGTAATSLLVLDQQGMLEAYDPKGVEKVSAEFKDDKSPTHWVGIDAWETAFAVNTKELEKRNLPIPRSYEDLAKPEYKGMIVMPNPASSGTGLLTINGVMQLRGDADGWSYLDKLHDNMAVYTHSGSKPAKMAATGEYPIGISFGYRAITEKKKGAPIEVVFPEEGSGWDVEANALMKKAQIKPEAKLFLDWAVSDEAMKAYNANFAIVSVKQEGAALPEGYAVDPLKQLILLDLKKAAENREKVLAEWEKRYATKSEPK